gaGTGTCTCAGACCTGGGACTGGACTTGCCAAAATCATGTTGCTACTGGATTTTGATGTAGAGGTAAAAAGTCTAAATGGTAAATGATGAGTCACTAAAAGTTATGTATTATAATCCACAATTGTTTTTTCTAGGTTAATCCAAGGTATAATAATGTAAAACATCAGAAATAGAGTACCAATTATTGTTTCAAATTTCAGGATAAAGAGCAAAATCAGGCAGCTAGTTATAAATAGGCTATATATCCAatatttaaaatccaaaatattaaagTGAGAAATTAGATTCTAAATGTTATTAAGTAACAATCAGGAGTAGCCTATGCCAAAGTATTTACATGATCAAAAACTTGCTCATTTTCTTACCTGTTTTAGTTTTTTCCGTTTTTCCTTTAGAGGCAAACTCTTGTTTTTAATAATATTCTCTAGAAGTTCTCCAATTGCAGCCTGAGAGGTAGAAACTTTTTGTTCATCAAACTCCCGAGCACTGATCTGCTTACAGTATGAATATGTTGGCAGAGAAACAATCAGTCCATCTCCAGGATTTTTAATCTATAGTGAACAAAATGATACAATCCAAGTCTATGTTCCTGTTTTTGTAAAGTGTTCTTTGATGGGATTTAGCACCTTTTATTTTTCCACCAAACATTCAACACTTTAAGAAAACTGTTTTAGCCAGTAGAGTAGTGGTTAAGTCCACAGAATCTAAATCCTAGTTCTACAACTTGCCACCTATGTAATCttcagcaagttatttaacttctcttggTCTGTTTCCTCAGTTGCAAGATGGGGGTTACAGGAGATCATGTATAcaaagtgcttagcacacagTAAGTGTTAATTAAAGGTAGCTATCACTATTACTACCACTAATcatggattttattcttttaactaCAAAACACAATCACAGTGATATTTTAATTCATCTTAAACTATTAATGTCATGACACAGTAATAGTTAAAATAGTCATTTACTGTTTTTTAGGTATAGGTGTCTGGGCAAAGCCTGTAATAACTGTTGGCAAGAGAAGAAATAAGAAGGGGATAGTTATGAGTAGTCAGGACAATATTAGAATGGCGTGTATGGGAAGAAACATGAATATATGTGCTGTGCAGCCTAAGATTGACTATAATAGACATCTGTGGTTTTTGGATGCTCAgtattccttttctccttctgtgaCACTTCCTTCTCATTCTCTCCCCACTATCTTCACCTTTTTGAAGAACAGATTCTCCTCTAATGTATGTATAGCCAATCAGAGTATGGCCCTTTCTCCAACCACTCACCCTCAACCACCCAAAGGATGTGCATTGAGCCCAGACAAGGCCAATCAGAGTCTATAACAAGAACCTTCCAATTTGGAGGAGGAGAgatgtctcttttttcttttggattataAAGGATTTGTGACTCAAAAGCGTTATTTCCCATCATATGAAAAAGCCACTTGTCAAATACAGgaccaaaatggaaataaaataaggAAGGATGGTACAGTCCAATTGCTATTTAAGTCTCCACGTTTTGTCTAAATTCCTGACTTTTAGAGGTTATTTATATAGGTGGATAAATTCCCGCTTTTTGATCAGGCTAGTTTGAAATGAATTTGCCACTTGCAAATGTCTAATGCAAAGAATTTTAAGACTTAGAAATACATACATGGCCCTTTTTTAAGTAATCAAGATGCTTCTCCACTGCAGTCTGCAAGTAAGAAGGTACTTGGAGAATTTCCTGATGATGATCCATTAAGAAAGAAACTAATCTTGAAGCAAGGAGCTCATCAAGATCCACTTCCTCCGCACAGCATAGAACACACCGAGAAAAAGTACGTATCATCTAGAAGCATATTAAAACATGTGAATTTAAAAACCTAAGGTTTTATTTAAATTAGAATATCCATAACCTCTGGGTAGCATTATGCCAAAAAACTGAGATAAAGTGATAAGCAGatttcagtttaaaaatgagGACAATAATTTATTATATTAGAAGGGTAAGAATATCTGTTATTCTTAAATAAGTACTTCCTTAATATAGTTTCAAAGGGTTATACAAGGCTtacctttttctttaattttatcagTAAAAACCATAGGTTCCATAAATACCATATAAGTGTTGTTTAAAGAATGTTACAGAACAATGACTTATATTAAATTAATCCCATAAAAACATAAACTGGGAGAATATATAACAAACATTAGTGGTTACAAGGTTGGCATCATTTATTTTTTGCAactctataaaatattttttaatgtttattccaTCTGTCTATAAAggcaattaatacatattttttttcaatcATAAGGTGTCTTCAAATTCTGGAataaatttaatgttttaaaagtaatttattcCCATTCATATCCATCCAACCCACTAAGGATAAGATacccacatacacatgcacatttcATTCTAAAATCATTAGAATATTGCAATTCTGTTTTAAGTATTTTACGCATAACAGAGGatgaacatatttattgaattgaaATACTTTTGGTTTTATTCCTACATGTCAGGTAGGTTTTCCTATTAGGCTCATGCCTAagcttttcattcttctttctcagattttAAGAGCTAATTTACTCTCATAGCTTCAACTACCACTGTTTCAAAAAATTTGCCTTCTGCCCTGACCTTCCTTCACCAGGCTCATGTTTCCAATATTCTGTTGGATAAATTTTACTCAGATGTCCTATAACCTCAAACTTAAAAAGTATAAAACCGAAATTATCTCCTTTCCACTTatgtctctcaaaatatcttcatGTGCAAACTTCCCTATGCTTTTTAATGGTGCCACAATTACTCAAGAATAATTCTAGATCTGTCATTATTAAAGAACTGTCCTTTAGGAGTGGCAGAATAGAACTTAGCTCCAGATCCCTTACTATAAGAACCTCTTATAAACTGAAGCTACAGTTTGGGGAAGTGGCAgctcttaaaggaaaaaaaagagaaagagatgagaAATACTATTTCAAGATTTCATTTCTAATCAATATCTAAATATAAATGCCTCCACCCTCATCTTCATATGAAACCTGAGACTGCTTCACAGTAGTTTCTTCCAATTTTTTGTTCCCAATGACATGCTATCCTAATTCACATAATTCATCAAATACAATTTTCCCTCTACTACAGTCTCTAAGCATTGACTTACTGTACAAGGATTCCCCATTAATTCTCTACTTTAGAGTTATAGTGCCCTTAAGCTTTCAACAGTGTCTACATCTCCTCTTTCTCACCGAACAGAATTGGTACAAGGCAATAATGTGGACTATCTGGGTCAATCACTGTGAAGTTACACAGGATGAGTAAAGAGGCAAGGGCttcaaataagataaaaattataatgtGAAAGTATAACAGATTGGGCACAAAGGATTAATGCAGCAACTTTTTGCTCCTAGGAAAGACTTTTAAGAGTCTTTCTAGTACAAGAGTCTAGGATTATAAGACTACAACATCACTCCAGTAGTAATTTTAGATGTCATGGTTTTCTTTATTTGGTTTATGAACCAGGGCTAATTTTTTCCTTAAGAAATCAACTTACCAGTGATCTTGTGCCCATTGCATCATGCAGCTGGGGCATATCAACATTTTGACTCATTTGAGAAATCATGCGCATCAAAAGTTGAAGCTTTCTACGATTTGGTGGGGGAAGTAACAAACAACATAACTGTAGTGCATCGATGGCAACCCTCTCTAAATGAGGTTGCAGCAAACCTGGAAGGCAAAGTTACCCCCCACAAAAATCATTAATGACATAGTTGCTTTCATACTGTCAGCATATACAGttatataaagaaagcaaaatattttagtatttcttttaacTATTCCTAGAAATTTCTACACTCCTCAAAAGCACTGTAAGATTCTCATTATGTTCTCCATAACCTATCTGAATATTAAAATACTTCACTTATTACAAATTAAATGACTcagaataaatgaaattgaaggaaaagaaagtaagCAAATGCTTTAGATAAATAGAATAAATCTTGATTTTGCCATGACAAGTCTTTTATGATAAGAAACTTTCCttttggaggaaaaaataaagcaatttcaGAGAGGAAAAGACAGGTAAGCAAAACAATGTTAGTAAACAATAAAAGTTAGTATTACATGCATTGAAAGCATCAACCTTACTTTGTGTGCCAGTCAACATAGAAGCTGGAGGTAAAGAATTTCCTGAAAGTTCTATTGTACTTTTGCAGAATCTTTTATTGACTGTGGTACTAGACTCTCCAAATTCACCTTCCATAGCTGTTTGTACATTTGTGCTGACTTGTCCAAGATTTGGTTTCATGATAATTTCAGCCACTGGCATATTGATATAACTATTCCTTTTTGTACTATTTCTTAAAAGTAAACTCTGAGATCTACAAAGctgttttgacttgcatttcccatTACATAACTCCTCTTGGTCTTGAACAGTCAAAGTAGAGGTTCTCTTAAAAGCAATACAGAGTggcttttgattattttcttccaAATGAAGATTCATTAGGGATTCTTGTTTGGTCTTAGACACTAAaaattgtgtattattttgtccTTCTATGTTCAGAACAGATTGATGCAAGACACTGGAGACCTCTTTACTTGAACTCCCTGGTAAATCTACAATTCCTTCTAAAGAATAACACCTTGGTTTGATGTTAGAGGATAGAACATGCACACTACTTAAGCCTATTAAATCATGACAGCTTCCTCCTATTATTATGTCATTAGCACTAgctcttctgttttttaaattaaccaGCTGCATTTTTTTAGCATATTTTTCTTGAAATCCTCGATCATTTATCTGTAGTTTCTCAGTAGTATCTGATTCTTCtttgtttctgtctttatgaaGCAGACTGAGAAGAAGACACTCAGTTGATTTGAAGGAATTCAAATTGCTTAAGCGAAGCATTTTTGAAGACTGTGGATCATCTTGGATTTTATGTATCCCACTGGGTCTATCTGAAACTGTGACGTAGCCACAAAAAACTACcaggaaatgaaacaaaaattaagatgcaACTGTATGACAGTGgacacaaatgaaataaaaacaatagtaaagttaaaaaaattaagcatcACTATAGTATACATTGTTAGTACAGTACAAAAAGCAGTTGCTTATTTCAGAAGCCACTTAAATAGGACACATGCAACATTCAGTTACTAAGTGCAAGACTGACTAGAGGTTTTCCAAGTGATacaaaaaatctttaaa
The sequence above is a segment of the Manis pentadactyla isolate mManPen7 chromosome 4, mManPen7.hap1, whole genome shotgun sequence genome. Coding sequences within it:
- the DEPDC1 gene encoding DEP domain-containing protein 1A isoform X1, with translation MESRSVPPGPYRATKLWNEVTTSFRAGMPLRKHRQHFKKYGNCFTAGEAVDWLYDLLRNNSNFGPEVTRQQTIQLLRKFLKNHVIEDIKGRWGSENLDDNSQLFRFPANSPLKTFPRRHPELRKHSMENFSKDKDSVFKLRNLSRRTPKKLGLHLSQENTEKMNCEIINEDQENSVSNREISKEDVEEVWRYIILIYLQTILGVSSLEEVINPKQVIPQNIMYNMTSTSKHGIVILQDKSDDLPHWVLSAMRCLANWPRSNDMNNPAYAGFERDVFRTIADYFLDLPEPLLTFEYYELFVNILVFCGYVTVSDRPSGIHKIQDDPQSSKMLRLSNLNSFKSTECLLLSLLHKDRNKEESDTTEKLQINDRGFQEKYAKKMQLVNLKNRRASANDIIIGGSCHDLIGLSSVHVLSSNIKPRCYSLEGIVDLPGSSSKEVSSVLHQSVLNIEGQNNTQFLVSKTKQESLMNLHLEENNQKPLCIAFKRTSTLTVQDQEELCNGKCKSKQLCRSQSLLLRNSTKRNSYINMPVAEIIMKPNLGQVSTNVQTAMEGEFGESSTTVNKRFCKSTIELSGNSLPPASMLTGTQSLLQPHLERVAIDALQLCCLLLPPPNRRKLQLLMRMISQMSQNVDMPQLHDAMGTRSLMIRTFSRCVLCCAEEVDLDELLASRLVSFLMDHHQEILQVPSYLQTAVEKHLDYLKKGHIKNPGDGLIVSLPTYSYCKQISAREFDEQKVSTSQAAIGELLENIIKNKSLPLKEKRKKLKQFQKEYPLIYQKRFPNTESEATLFGDKSTIKQPMLSLRKPKFRSLRY
- the DEPDC1 gene encoding DEP domain-containing protein 1A isoform X2 — encoded protein: MESRSVPPGPYRATKLWNEVTTSFRAGMPLRKHRQHFKKYGNCFTAGEAVDWLYDLLRNNSNFGPEVTRQQTIQLLRKFLKNHVIEDIKGRWGSENLDDNSQLFRFPANSPLKTFPRRHPELRKHSMENFSKDKDSVFKLRNLSRRTPKKLGLHLSQENTEKMNCEIINEDQENSVSNREISKEDVEEVWRYIILIYLQTILGVSSLEEVINPKQVIPQNIMYNMTSTSKHGIVILQDKSDDLPHWVLSAMRCLANWPRSNDMNNPAYAGFERDVFRTIADYFLDLPEPLLTFEYYELFVNILVFCGYVTVSDRPSGIHKIQDDPQSSKMLRLSNLNSFKSTECLLLSLLHKDRNKEESDTTEKLQINDRGFQEKYAKKMQLVNLKNRRASANDIIIGGSCHDLIGLSSVHVLSSNIKPRCYSLEGIVDLPGSSSKEVSSVLHQSVLNIEGQNNTQFLVSKTKQESLMNLHLEENNQKPLCIAFKRTSTLTVQDQEELCNGKCKSKQLCRSQSLLLRNSTKRNSYINMPVAEIIMKPNLGQVSTNVQTAMEGEFGESSTTVNKRFCKSTIELSGNSLPPASMLTGTQSLLQPHLERVAIDALQLCCLLLPPPNRRKLQLLMRMISQMSQNVDMPQLHDAMGTRSLMIRTFSRCVLCCAEEVDLDELLASRLVSFLMDHHQEILQVPSYLQTAVEKHLDYLKKGHISAREFDEQKVSTSQAAIGELLENIIKNKSLPLKEKRKKLKQFQKEYPLIYQKRFPNTESEATLFGDKSTIKQPMLSLRKPKFRSLRY